The Winogradskyella schleiferi genome contains the following window.
GAATCAGAAATAGGCTTGCCAATTACCGTAACATTTAAGCGGTAGCTATGGCCATGAACGTTTTTGCACTTGCCATCATAGCCGTAAAGCGCGTGACCTGTTTCAAAAGAAAATTGTTTTGTAATCCTAATTTTGCTCATCCTATTTTATTTGTGTTGCAAAGATATTATAAATGTAAAACGAATTGGTTTTTAAACTACATTTGCCTACTTTTTTTAGAGACTATGATCTATAATTTTTACCCTAGCCAAACGTGAGCAGGCTATTTGAAGCTATTCCGTTTGTTGAAAATGTACTGTATGAAAAAATCATTTCAGATATTTCGACTCAAAAATACAGTATTATAGACAATTTTTTTACCAATGCTGAGGTTTTAGCATTGCGTGAGTCTTTGCTACATAAATACGAGGAAGATACCTTTAAAAAATCTGCAATAGGTAATAAAGTAAATGAGGTGGTCAAAAAAGCGGTAAGAGGCGATATTATTCTTTGGATTGATGAACGTTTTATTAATGCTGCTGAGCAATTGTTTTTCAACAAAATAAATGATTTAAAAGACTATCTTAACCGAACCTGTTTTTTGGGCATTAACCAGAAAGAGTTTCACTATGCCATATATCCTAAAGATACATTTTATAAGAGGCATTTAGATACTTTTCAGAATGATGACAGACGCAAATTATCGTTTGTTTGTTATCTTAACAGTGAAGATTGGAAACCTGAAAACGGAGGAGAATTAGTTTTATATTTAGATAAAGAAGACAAAATTATTTATCCTTTTCCTGGTAAGATTGTAATTTTTGAAAGTCAAATTATTGAGCACGAAGTAAAACCAGTAAACACGCCAAGAATGAGTATAACAGGCTGGCTAAAAACACGTTAAATAATCTTTTCGTCTCTTATTTCGGCTATGGATATAGACCACAATAAGAATAATTTCTAAAATCAGGAATAAGCCGTTTTTCGCCTAAACAGACAAGAACATGCATTTTAACTGTCTTTATATCTGTTTTTGTTATATCTATAAATTACAAAAGCTATGATGACCAAAACCACAAATGGTAGAAGTGTACCAATAAAAATACCAATACCATAACTGCTGTCTGGCGCTTCCTTTAATTTTTCGTTTATATCAACGTCCTGAAGGATGGCAATTAAAAAGTTCATTTACAATAATAGAATTTTATCAAACAAATTTAAGTGTTTTGAGCAAGGGTATTAAATGTTTTACGGAATTTTATAATTAATGGCAAGCCACGTGCAACCATCCAAAGCGTAAATGTTATAAAAATACCGTAGAGTTTATAGTCTAAACTATCTGTCCAATAAATAACGGGAACAAAAACTATAAGTGTAGAAAAAAGAAGTACGTTTCTGAGATATTTCATTTTACCAAGCCCTTTAAAAACACCATCGAAAATAAAGGCTAAGGCACATAGAGGTTGCATGGCCAGAATAATCCAAAATATGTCGTAGAATTTAGAGAGCACCTTTTCGTCATTACTGAATATGTTTCCTAGTGGGTAATAAAAGATAGCACCTATTAATCCCATAAAAACTCCAATCAGAATGCCATATTTAATCAATTTATTACTTAAATCAATAAGGCTTTTGTAATCTTTTGCTCCAAATAATTTTCCTGATAAGATATTACCGGCACTTGCATAACCATCTATAAGAAAAGCCCCTAAAAACCAAAGGTTAATGGCAATAGTATAGGCTGCAATATAACTTTCGCCATATTTTGTGGCAAAGCTAGTTCCAAAATACAAGGCAATATTTAAGGCTATGGTTCTGACGAATAAATTAAGAATCATTAAAGTAAAACGTTTCATTTCTGTATTGAAAGGCAAGGTAACCAATAAGGGAATTTCTGTTTTTTTAAGTAAATAAAAAGCCGAAAGTACGGCCATAATCAGTTGCGCAATAACACTTGCATAAGCAGCACCTTTGATGTGCATGGCAGGTATAACATCTTCAACACCATAAACAAGAATGACATCTAAAGCTATATTGGAAATCGCACCAGAAATCGCAATCAACATGGGATAGTAGGTATTTTGAAGTCCTCTAAACGTGCCAAATACAGCAATGGTAAATAAGGTAAACGGAAAGCCAAAAACCCGAATACGATAATAATCCACACTAAAATCCAAGACACTTCCAGAAGCATTGTAAAGTTTGAAAATCTGTGATGCTAATGGAAAAGTAACAGCTATAATAATGAAGCTCAAACCTGTAATGACAAAAATTGCTTGGGCAGGTAGATTTTTGACGGCTTCAACATTTCCTGCACCTAAATATTGTGAGATAATGGAAGAAATGGCACTGCGAGTTTGTCCTAAAACCCATATTAACATGGATAGAAATGTGGTAACAATGCCTACTGCAGCTAAAGATACTGTGGCATTCTGTTCCATATTACCAATTATGGCAGCATCGGTTAACGATAAAATAGGTTCCGACACTCCAGAAATCAATGCAGGAATAGCGAGTTTGTTGATTTGTTTTAAGGTTATAGTTGTGCTCACAATATTAACTCGTAACAATGAAAAGGAAACTTACTTTGCTTTGGAAAGAAAATATCACCTAATCGTTTATAACCGCGAAGTTCGTAAAACTTTTGGTTTCTTTTATTCTGTGAAAAGGTGTCTAATCGAATGAAACTATAGTTGTTATCTATAGCAAAATGCTCGGCAAAGGCCATAAGTTGTTGCGCATAACCCAATCCTTGATACTTTGGATGAATAGCCAAACGATGAATGTAAATATTGTTTTTATTTGGTGTTAACCATTTCATAGGAACATATTCTTTATCCATTACAGTAGAAATCACAATGCATCCAGAAACGTGATGGTTGATTTCCAATACATAAAGCTCATTTCTTTTTATATCTTTTTCAAATGCTTTTGAAGTGGGATAATATGCGTTCCATTGATAAATTCCTTTGGAAATCATACGTTTAGCACAGGCTTTTGTGATGCTTATAATACAATCAATATCTTTATCTTCTGCCTTACGAATCATTTATAATGTTTACTTTTGTGCCAATATAAACTTCAATTTTCTAATTATGAAAACGATATTAGTTCCTGTTGGTTCCTCGAAAAACGCACAATCGCATTTACAATATGCTGTAGATTTTGCAAAAGCGTTTGGTGCAAAAATATATGCAGTTCAAATATATAATGTTTATACTAAAGCTGGTACAATGATTAAGATAGATCATATTTTAGAAGCTGAATCTAAATCGTTTTTAGAAAGTCATATTGCATCAATTGATAAAAAAGGTGTGGAGGTAATTGCTAGAACGTTTAAGGGGAAATTAGTAGACACGTTAGAAAAGGTGTGTAAAGCATTGGAAGTTGACTTAATTGTTTTAGAACCACGCACCAACTCCATAAAAGAGGAAGTTTATTTAGGAAAAACGTCTGGTAAGATTATAAAGCAAACGCAGATTCCGGCTTTAATTGTTCCTGAAGGTTATACGTTTAAACCATTTTCAAAACTTTTGTTAGCCCTAAAATCCGCAACGATTAAAAAAGAAAATGTCTTATATCCTTTGCAAGCTATTAAAGCGCAATTTAAAGCTGATGTCTCACTACTTTTAGTGAAAACACCATATCATAAAAAACATGATTTTGATATCAATGATGAATTGAAATCGCTCATTACTACAACTTCAAAAGCAGAAAGCCCTACAACATTCATGGCTTTTTTAGAGCATTACAAGGAAAATAATCCTGATTTGTTGTGTGTAGTAAGGCGTAAAAGAGGATTTTTTACTAAGCTTTGGGAAAAAAACACCATTTTAAAGAAGGATTTTCATAGTACTAAAATGCCTGTTTTGGTTTTAAGTGGGTTGAAATAAGTTATATTTACAAAATTATTTGGGGATGTAGCTCAGTTGGCTAGAGCGCTTGACTGGCAGTCAAGAGGTCGTCGGTTCGAGCCCGATCTTCTCCACAAAAGCGTGTTTCGGCACGCTTTTTTTATGCCAATAATTTTGGTTTACTGACTATACTAATTTTGGAATTGGAAAGTATCCTAGAATAGTACCAAACAATATTGATGTTAAAAACATGTTCACCACTTTTTATGATGTTAAATTACAAGTCAGATTCCAATTTTGTATAAGGTGATGAATAAATTAATTTTTAGGATGTAGCCCGCCTGAATGAATTCATTCGGGCAGGCTCAGTTGGCTAAAGCGTCCCGATGACATCGGGAAGGTTCGTCGGTTCGAGCCCAATCTTCTCCACAAAAGCGTGTTTCGGCACGCTTTTTTTATGTCCAAATATCAGGAAAAAAGCTAATTAGATTATTTTTTTTGTATGTTAGCATCAGTTTAATGCCCCAAACATGAAACGAATTTTACTACTAACCTACGTATTAGCATCAGCTTTGTATGCTCAAAAACCAGCTTTCGATCCTAAAAGTTCATCTGGTCAACTCTTTGAATATTCTGAATATGCCCATGTAGATAAAGCAAATTACTCCATTGAAGAGGTTTTAAATAATGAACAGTTATCCTATAAAAAACTGGAATCCGCCAACCATGATTTTGGTTTTACCTCTGATAATTATTGGGTAAGATTCCGATTGAAAAACACCTCGGATTCTGAGAAATCTTATTATCTAAAAACAGGACGGCCAGTAACCGATGTTATTAATTTGTATGAAATTAAACCTGAAATTAGAACATTCAAAAATGGTGACCTAAATGCTTTTAGCGAGCGTGATGTAGAACATCGTGAGATTATTTTTAAAATAGATTTGCCAGCACAAGAAGAGCAGTTGTTTTATATGGAAATTTCGAGTGATGGTGAAGCCATAAATCTCCCACTTACATTATATGATGAATCCTCATTTTTTATTAATAACTATAAGCAACAGTTATTTCTAGGTCTTTTTTATGGTGTTTTATTATTAGCAGGTTTTATATACCTCTTTTTTTATAGTAGTTTAAAAAACAGAACTTTTTTATACTATGGTATTTACGTGTTTTCTATTGCATTGATGCAAGCGGCTTTAGATGGTTTCATCTATCAATATTTATTTCCAAACGGTGGATTTTTTAATAGCCGAATGGTGCTTATAACAGCCATCTCATCAAATTTCTTTTTGCTTAAATATTGTGAACATTTTTTAAAGGTAAATATCAACTTAGCCCATTTTAAAAAAGCATACAATGCAATTTATGCAAGTTTAGCTATGGTGTTTTTCATGATTTTTATGAGCCCAAAGACCTTTGAGTTGGCTTATCCAATTAGTAACATCAATGGTTTGTTCAGTTTATTGCTCATTTTAGCTACTGTATTTACGATGTGGTACAAACGAATTTCTGTAGATATATATTTCAGCTTGGGCATATTGTTTTTGGTTATTGGATTACTTGGT
Protein-coding sequences here:
- a CDS encoding 2OG-Fe(II) oxygenase, with translation MSRLFEAIPFVENVLYEKIISDISTQKYSIIDNFFTNAEVLALRESLLHKYEEDTFKKSAIGNKVNEVVKKAVRGDIILWIDERFINAAEQLFFNKINDLKDYLNRTCFLGINQKEFHYAIYPKDTFYKRHLDTFQNDDRRKLSFVCYLNSEDWKPENGGELVLYLDKEDKIIYPFPGKIVIFESQIIEHEVKPVNTPRMSITGWLKTR
- a CDS encoding MATE family efflux transporter, whose translation is MSTTITLKQINKLAIPALISGVSEPILSLTDAAIIGNMEQNATVSLAAVGIVTTFLSMLIWVLGQTRSAISSIISQYLGAGNVEAVKNLPAQAIFVITGLSFIIIAVTFPLASQIFKLYNASGSVLDFSVDYYRIRVFGFPFTLFTIAVFGTFRGLQNTYYPMLIAISGAISNIALDVILVYGVEDVIPAMHIKGAAYASVIAQLIMAVLSAFYLLKKTEIPLLVTLPFNTEMKRFTLMILNLFVRTIALNIALYFGTSFATKYGESYIAAYTIAINLWFLGAFLIDGYASAGNILSGKLFGAKDYKSLIDLSNKLIKYGILIGVFMGLIGAIFYYPLGNIFSNDEKVLSKFYDIFWIILAMQPLCALAFIFDGVFKGLGKMKYLRNVLLFSTLIVFVPVIYWTDSLDYKLYGIFITFTLWMVARGLPLIIKFRKTFNTLAQNT
- a CDS encoding GNAT family N-acetyltransferase, with amino-acid sequence MIRKAEDKDIDCIISITKACAKRMISKGIYQWNAYYPTSKAFEKDIKRNELYVLEINHHVSGCIVISTVMDKEYVPMKWLTPNKNNIYIHRLAIHPKYQGLGYAQQLMAFAEHFAIDNNYSFIRLDTFSQNKRNQKFYELRGYKRLGDIFFPKQSKFPFHCYELIL
- a CDS encoding universal stress protein; amino-acid sequence: MKTILVPVGSSKNAQSHLQYAVDFAKAFGAKIYAVQIYNVYTKAGTMIKIDHILEAESKSFLESHIASIDKKGVEVIARTFKGKLVDTLEKVCKALEVDLIVLEPRTNSIKEEVYLGKTSGKIIKQTQIPALIVPEGYTFKPFSKLLLALKSATIKKENVLYPLQAIKAQFKADVSLLLVKTPYHKKHDFDINDELKSLITTTSKAESPTTFMAFLEHYKENNPDLLCVVRRKRGFFTKLWEKNTILKKDFHSTKMPVLVLSGLK
- a CDS encoding sensor histidine kinase translates to MKRILLLTYVLASALYAQKPAFDPKSSSGQLFEYSEYAHVDKANYSIEEVLNNEQLSYKKLESANHDFGFTSDNYWVRFRLKNTSDSEKSYYLKTGRPVTDVINLYEIKPEIRTFKNGDLNAFSERDVEHREIIFKIDLPAQEEQLFYMEISSDGEAINLPLTLYDESSFFINNYKQQLFLGLFYGVLLLAGFIYLFFYSSLKNRTFLYYGIYVFSIALMQAALDGFIYQYLFPNGGFFNSRMVLITAISSNFFLLKYCEHFLKVNINLAHFKKAYNAIYASLAMVFFMIFMSPKTFELAYPISNINGLFSLLLILATVFTMWYKRISVDIYFSLGILFLVIGLLGFVMNNLGLLQSNFYTLNSSKFGSGIEVVLLSLSMTNLIKKLRQDNEKSQALALKKSEEISELKTYFMSNISHELRTPINAIMGMAESALSDTNNDKENIEKYQIIKNASMSLLSNVNDVLDFERIEKNELQLKEEEFNPVSILMDISNNWKFEAQKKELNYMYVPSIG